One genomic region from Octopus bimaculoides isolate UCB-OBI-ISO-001 chromosome 30, ASM119413v2, whole genome shotgun sequence encodes:
- the LOC106881885 gene encoding STAGA complex 65 subunit gamma — protein sequence MTSHWGDMPAVGDTDSAFAKMERDQLTKRRPMEIQGPRLYQTFSKQYSTSTKPAPQEKFQIDPLTLHTIRLLQHIRKMKNLIQQVTAQHENAKPDAELTFPPPLPIPEYTGPDTKPKMTKPFSHMPYTRESVVDVVLSDSKESCLELMTDIVQEYYSRIMKHMRSAVDNQLLHEQIGFPDVVEQVFHECGIGSVTELHDFYQNRVLRYHDNMLQQSQQLVSEYEKLKQSGGPKPAETFTLIRIRDEPSSDIQFPELEEKDDVVDTEHLLHLKGWYLVQLLLLLPY from the exons ATGACGTCCCACTGGGGGGATATGCCCGCAGTGGGGGACACTGATTCAGCATTTGCTAAAATGGAACGAGACCAACTGACCAAACGTCGACCAATGGAAATTCAAGGCCCACGACTCTATCAGACATTCAGCAAGCAGTATTCTACTTCCACCAA GCCAGCTCCTCAGGAAAAATTCCAGATTGATCCATTGACCCTACATACCATACGTCTGCTTCAACACATTCGTAAGATGAAGAACCTCATACAACAAGTGACTGCCCAACATGAAAATGCT AAACCTGATGCCGAGTTGACGTTTCCTCCTCCTTTACCAATTCCAGAATATACTGGGCCAGACACCAAACCGAAAATGACAAAACCATTTTCTCATATGCCTTACACCCGCGAGAG tgttgttgatgttgtactTTCAGACTCCAAAGAATCGTGTCTAGAGCTGATGACCGACATAGTCCAAGAATATTACAGTCGCATTATGAAACACATGCGGTCGGCTGTGGACAACCAGCTACTGCACGAACAGATTGGCTTTCCT GACGTTGTTGAGCAAGTCTTCCATGAATGTGGCATCGGCAGTGTGACGGAGCTCCATGATTTCTACCAGAACCGTGTCCTTCGTTACCATGATAACATGCTACAGCAGTCACAGCAATTGGTCTCGGAATACGAGAAGCTGAAGCAGAGTGGTGGCCCCAAGCCAGCCGAGACCTTCACTTTGATCAG aaTCCGAGACGAACCCAGTTCTGACATCCAGTTCCCAGAATTAGAAGAAAAAGACGACGTTGTAGACACTGAACACTTATTGCACCTAAAGGGTTGGTACCTTGtccagttgctgttgttgttgccgtacTAA